A genomic window from Erythrobacter sp. BLCC-B19 includes:
- a CDS encoding group I truncated hemoglobin → MNLRILSCALALIAAPLPAFAQVGPGAEPPVSDPDITPRAPTLPVITDDENLYEAFGGREGLVRIMDDFMERLVANPATRPFFEGSDKERIKLQLVEQFCVIMKGPCTYSGRSMAEAHRGQNIPETAFYALVEEFQKSANKFDVPFRAQNRLIAALAPMHRDIIDR, encoded by the coding sequence ATGAATCTGCGTATCCTGTCATGCGCGCTCGCGCTGATCGCAGCGCCGCTGCCCGCTTTCGCTCAGGTCGGGCCGGGCGCCGAGCCGCCGGTGAGCGATCCCGACATCACCCCGCGTGCGCCGACGCTGCCGGTCATCACCGATGACGAGAACCTCTACGAAGCCTTCGGCGGGCGTGAGGGGCTGGTGCGGATCATGGACGACTTCATGGAACGGCTGGTGGCCAACCCTGCCACCCGCCCGTTCTTTGAAGGATCGGACAAGGAGCGGATCAAGCTCCAGCTGGTCGAACAGTTCTGCGTCATCATGAAGGGGCCGTGCACCTATTCGGGTCGCAGCATGGCCGAGGCGCATCGCGGACAGAACATTCCCGAGACCGCCTTCTACGCGCTGGTCGAGGAGTTCCAGAAATCGGCCAACAAGTTCGATGTGCCCTTTCGCGCGCAGAACCGGCTGATCGCCGCGCTTGCGCCGATGCACCGCGACATCATCGACCGGTAA
- a CDS encoding DUF3034 family protein yields the protein MNISMPIAQLTRSLLAATTFASLAAPALADDAPDATADATPVMVVTATESADSRVTVAARDGEDDTIEIADGDEGSGRSFLRGGGRLLLTGGVTQVEGAAGGGLAPWALIGSYGSRDEFGANAFFTGVNTQDFSLTSFGGMITAKNRVELSIARQSFNLNALGAALGLGREFSIRQTVVGAKVRLIGDAVLDQDSLLPQISVGLQYKKNDEGAIVRSLGAQHDEGVDFYASATKIILSQSLLLNGTARLTKANQFGILGFGGPNDDSYKLQFEGSAALLLTRKLAIGGEFRTKPDFLGLGEEDALDLFVAYAPVRNASLTLAYADLGNIVVGSQRGVYASLQIGF from the coding sequence ATGAACATCTCAATGCCGATTGCCCAATTGACCCGGTCTTTGCTCGCCGCGACCACCTTTGCCAGCCTGGCAGCGCCAGCGCTGGCGGATGATGCGCCAGATGCTACGGCTGACGCCACGCCCGTGATGGTCGTGACGGCCACCGAAAGCGCGGACAGCCGGGTCACGGTCGCTGCCCGCGATGGTGAGGACGACACGATCGAGATCGCGGATGGCGACGAGGGATCGGGCCGCTCGTTCCTGCGCGGTGGCGGGCGTCTGCTGCTGACCGGCGGGGTCACCCAGGTCGAAGGCGCAGCAGGCGGCGGGCTCGCGCCGTGGGCGCTGATCGGCAGCTATGGCTCGCGCGATGAATTCGGGGCCAACGCCTTCTTCACCGGGGTGAACACGCAAGACTTCTCGCTGACCTCGTTCGGCGGGATGATCACCGCCAAGAACCGCGTCGAGCTGTCGATCGCGCGCCAGAGCTTCAACCTCAACGCGCTCGGCGCGGCGCTCGGGCTGGGACGCGAATTTTCGATCCGGCAGACGGTGGTGGGCGCCAAGGTCAGGCTGATCGGCGACGCCGTGCTCGATCAGGACAGCCTGCTGCCGCAGATTTCGGTCGGCCTGCAATACAAGAAGAACGATGAGGGCGCGATCGTGCGTTCGCTCGGCGCGCAGCATGATGAAGGCGTCGACTTCTATGCCAGCGCGACCAAGATCATCCTGTCGCAGAGCCTGCTGCTCAACGGGACTGCGCGGCTGACCAAGGCCAACCAGTTCGGGATCCTCGGCTTCGGCGGCCCGAATGATGACAGCTACAAGCTCCAGTTCGAAGGATCGGCCGCGCTGCTCCTGACCCGCAAGCTGGCGATCGGCGGCGAGTTCCGCACCAAGCCCGACTTTCTTGGCCTCGGCGAGGAAGACGCGCTCGACCTGTTCGTCGCCTATGCCCCGGTTCGCAACGCCTCGCTGACGCTCGCCTATGCGGATCTCGGCAACATCGTCGTTGGCAGCCAGCGCGGCGTCTACGCCTCGCTGCAGATCGGCTTCTGA
- a CDS encoding ferritin-like domain-containing protein: MSDQIATSRRNLFGIGGKVLLSAAAVGVLAEPSIAQSKMKGGTASAGDVDILNVALALEHEAIEAYQIGAESGLLQKPVLDVAVLFQGHHKAHRDALVGAIKTLGGKPVAPETRAHYLASLEAAKITGQTDILRLAQRLERGAANAYLGVIPAFASKDLAQVSAKLASDETAHWALLSQVLGDKLGAAPFVVS; encoded by the coding sequence ATGAGTGACCAGATTGCGACGTCGCGCCGGAACCTATTTGGTATCGGGGGCAAGGTTCTGCTGTCGGCGGCTGCCGTCGGCGTGCTGGCCGAACCCTCGATCGCGCAATCCAAGATGAAGGGCGGGACCGCCAGCGCGGGCGATGTCGATATTCTCAATGTTGCGCTTGCGCTCGAGCATGAGGCGATCGAGGCCTATCAGATCGGTGCCGAAAGCGGTCTGCTGCAGAAGCCGGTGCTCGATGTGGCGGTGCTGTTCCAGGGCCATCACAAGGCTCACCGCGACGCACTGGTCGGGGCGATCAAGACGCTTGGCGGCAAACCGGTCGCGCCCGAAACCCGCGCGCATTACCTCGCCAGTCTCGAAGCGGCGAAGATCACCGGCCAGACTGATATTCTGCGCCTCGCCCAGCGGCTGGAGCGCGGTGCGGCCAATGCCTATCTCGGTGTCATCCCGGCTTTCGCAAGCAAGGATCTGGCACAGGTGTCGGCCAAGCTCGCTTCGGATGAAACCGCGCATTGGGCGCTGCTCTCGCAGGTGCTCGGCGATAAGCTTGGGGCTGCTCCCTTCGTGGTGAGCTGA
- a CDS encoding cupin domain-containing protein, with protein sequence MPTHETAADFVLGACRARQREVIARQRLYDRKLDTQVCALEMLLSAMAPAALADIIHPAGSGEHLWQRVCDAVTQEQCAGGCGSFACLGGVWEHHGPGIAAKTLWSEGALLIRCEPGAFEDDHAQPDDEHEHIIVIAGDLVIGGRSLSVGDYLRIPAGTTHGAMHTRSGCLIFTQYEAVHPG encoded by the coding sequence ATGCCGACCCATGAGACCGCTGCCGACTTTGTGCTGGGTGCGTGCCGCGCCCGTCAGCGCGAAGTCATCGCGCGACAACGCCTGTATGACCGCAAGCTCGATACGCAGGTTTGCGCGCTTGAAATGCTGCTGTCAGCGATGGCGCCTGCCGCGCTGGCCGATATCATCCATCCCGCTGGCTCCGGCGAACACCTCTGGCAGCGGGTCTGCGATGCCGTGACGCAGGAACAATGCGCCGGGGGGTGCGGCTCCTTTGCCTGCCTTGGCGGAGTCTGGGAGCACCACGGCCCGGGCATCGCCGCCAAGACGCTGTGGTCTGAGGGCGCGCTGCTGATCCGCTGCGAGCCCGGCGCCTTCGAAGACGATCACGCCCAGCCCGACGATGAGCACGAACACATCATCGTGATCGCCGGTGACCTGGTGATCGGCGGGCGCAGCCTTTCGGTCGGGGACTATCTGCGCATCCCGGCCGGCACCACGCACGGTGCGATGCACACCCGTTCTGGCTGCCTGATCTTCACGCAGTACGAAGCTGTCCACCCCGGATGA
- a CDS encoding sigma-70 family RNA polymerase sigma factor: protein MLVQVDKRERLALLLQKVAHGDMAAFRQLYDETGGSVLGVTSRILRDTQTAEDAAQEAFVRIWRNAAKFDASRGTALAWMSVIARNAALDLVPRRAAPETLEAADTIEFADVTVDPPDAKLGQCLGRLPPDQARAIVTMYTYGLSHSELAEKLGLPLGTVKSWVRRGMAKLQECMNQ, encoded by the coding sequence ATGCTGGTGCAGGTGGACAAGCGCGAGAGACTGGCCTTGCTGCTGCAAAAGGTCGCCCACGGCGACATGGCGGCGTTCCGGCAGCTTTATGATGAGACGGGCGGCTCCGTGTTGGGCGTGACCTCCCGCATTCTGCGCGACACCCAGACAGCAGAGGACGCGGCGCAAGAGGCGTTCGTGCGCATCTGGCGCAATGCCGCCAAGTTCGATGCCAGCCGCGGAACAGCGCTCGCATGGATGAGCGTGATTGCCCGCAACGCCGCACTTGATCTGGTGCCGCGCCGTGCCGCACCGGAAACGCTGGAAGCGGCCGACACCATCGAATTTGCCGACGTCACCGTCGATCCGCCCGATGCCAAGCTCGGTCAGTGCCTCGGGCGGTTGCCGCCCGATCAGGCGCGCGCCATTGTCACGATGTACACCTATGGCCTCAGTCACTCCGAACTGGCAGAAAAGCTGGGGCTACCGCTTGGAACCGTAAAGAGCTGGGTCCGCCGCGGCATGGCCAAACTTCAGGAATGCATGAACCAATGA
- a CDS encoding cupin domain-containing protein, with amino-acid sequence MTMSQTATDYVLGALSPLEREAVQLERAVNHALDAAITALEDKLAPLAAAAGAVRPPAYLFDVIVEQIREEEAELGNKLVLPLSEGEWQPCLPGVEIKRLWSPLTVMLRCQPGAIIPEHVHGPIENLLVVMGDLEVGGRILASGDYHMSPEGSPHGETRTRRGCILFVQYGA; translated from the coding sequence ATGACGATGTCGCAGACTGCCACGGACTATGTGCTGGGCGCGCTCAGCCCGCTTGAGCGGGAAGCGGTGCAGCTGGAGCGGGCGGTCAATCACGCGCTCGACGCGGCGATCACGGCGCTGGAGGACAAGCTCGCGCCGCTGGCTGCTGCGGCCGGCGCCGTGCGCCCGCCCGCCTATCTGTTTGACGTAATCGTCGAACAGATCCGGGAGGAGGAGGCCGAACTCGGCAACAAGCTGGTCTTGCCGCTGAGCGAAGGGGAGTGGCAGCCATGCCTGCCCGGGGTCGAGATCAAGCGCCTGTGGTCCCCGCTGACTGTCATGCTGCGCTGCCAACCCGGCGCGATCATCCCCGAGCACGTCCATGGCCCGATAGAGAACCTGCTGGTTGTGATGGGCGATCTGGAGGTGGGCGGACGCATCCTTGCATCGGGCGATTATCATATGTCGCCCGAAGGCAGCCCTCACGGTGAAACCCGCACCCGGCGCGGCTGTATTCTGTTTGTGCAGTATGGCGCCTGA
- a CDS encoding DUF3299 domain-containing protein, giving the protein MRWKAIVLVLAAAVSLSLGPAIAAAVEGARPRSAAPATAAQTYAAKQAPDYKSGRVVEDVWKPAATPKGGVSWKVLESTGETTRTDAQGFIVSKPRFTPQVKALAGKRITVAGWMMPLTAGRTQKHFVLLAYPPGCPFHFHAAPNQFIEVYADVAFPTSETRVYTVSGVLELTGYDESGIFYRMRLARPG; this is encoded by the coding sequence ATGCGTTGGAAGGCAATAGTGCTGGTTCTTGCCGCCGCCGTGAGCCTGAGCCTTGGCCCGGCAATCGCCGCTGCGGTCGAGGGCGCGAGGCCCAGAAGCGCGGCACCGGCGACCGCCGCGCAAACCTATGCCGCCAAGCAAGCCCCCGACTACAAGTCGGGCCGGGTGGTCGAGGACGTCTGGAAACCGGCCGCGACCCCCAAGGGCGGGGTCTCGTGGAAAGTGCTCGAAAGCACCGGGGAGACCACCCGCACCGATGCGCAGGGCTTTATCGTCTCGAAGCCCAGATTCACCCCGCAGGTCAAGGCACTGGCTGGCAAGCGGATCACGGTTGCAGGCTGGATGATGCCGCTCACGGCGGGGCGCACGCAGAAGCACTTCGTCCTGCTCGCCTACCCCCCCGGCTGCCCGTTCCACTTCCACGCCGCGCCCAACCAGTTCATCGAGGTCTATGCCGATGTGGCCTTCCCGACCAGCGAGACGCGGGTCTACACCGTGAGCGGGGTGCTGGAGCTGACGGGATATGACGAAAGCGGGATCTTCTATCGGATGAGGCTGGCGCGGCCCGGCTGA